From the genome of Ziziphus jujuba cultivar Dongzao chromosome 6, ASM3175591v1, one region includes:
- the LOC107430679 gene encoding probable glutathione S-transferase: protein MAEEVKLFGVWGSPFSRRVEIALKLKGVDYEYVEEDLSNKSPLLLKYNPVHKKVPAFVHNGKAIAESQVILEYIDETWKNSPILPKDPYGRAQARFWASFIDEKCLPALWKASWPCEDHEKVKDEAREHLKTLENELKDKKFFGGETVGLVDIVANFIAYWLPRIQKATGAELLTEEKYPKLYQWGHEFENHGVVKEKLPPSDKLIAFFKDRFESVSTSK from the exons ATGGCCGAGGAAGTGAAGCTGTTTGGCGTTTGGGGAAGTCCTTTTAGTCGCAGAGTAGAGATTGCTCTGAAACTTAAAGGTGTAGATTATGAATATGTTGAAGAAGACCTTTCAAACAAAAGCCCTTTGCTTCTCAAATACAACCCTGTTCATAAAAAAGTCCCTGCTTTTGTACACAATGGAAAAGCAATAGCAGAGTCCCAAGTCATTCTTGAATACATTGATGAGACCTGGAAAAACTCTCCAATTTTGCCTAAGGACCCTTATGGCAGAGCTCAGGCACGTTTTTGGGCTAGTTTCATCGATGAGAAg TGCCTTCCTGCACTATGGAAAGCCAGCTGGCCGTGTGAGGACCATGAGAAGGTTAAGGACGAAGCAAGAGAGCATCTAAAAACACTGGAAAATGaactaaaagataaaaagtTCTTTGGGGGAGAGACTGTTGGTTTGGTGGATATTGTTGCCAACTTTATAGCCTATTGGCTGCCACGTATTCAAAAAGCTACCGGGGCGGAGCTGTTGACTGAAGAGAAATATCCCAAGCTATACCAATGGGGTCATGAATTCGAGAACCATGGTGTTGTCAAGGAAAAACTGCCTCCTAGTGATAAACTAATTGCTTTCTTCAAGGATCGTTTTGAAAGCGTTTCCacttccaaataa
- the LOC107430677 gene encoding probable glutathione S-transferase yields the protein MAEEVKVFGFWASPFSRRVEIALKLKGVDYEYFEEDLSNKSSLLLKYNPVHKKVPVFVHNGKAIAESQVILEYIDETWKNSPILPKDPYGRAQARFWASFIDEKCLPALWKASWPCEDHEKVKDEAREHLKTLENELKDKKFFGGETVGFVDIVANFIAYWLPLIQKATAAELLTEEKYPKLYQWGHEFENHGVVKEKLPSSDQLIAFFKDYFERVSTSK from the exons ATGGCTGAGGAAGTGAAGGTGTTTGGCTTTTGGGCAAGCCCTTTTAGTCGCAGAGTAGAGATTGCTCTGAAACTTAAAGGTGTAgattatgaatattttgaaGAAGACCTTTCAAACAAAAGCTCTTTGCTTCTCAAATACAACCCTGTTCATAAAAAAGTCCCTGTTTTTGTACACAATGGAAAAGCAATAGCAGAGTCCCAAGTCATTCTTGAATACATTGATGAGACCTGGAAAAACTCTCCAATTTTGCCTAAGGACCCTTATGGTAGAGCTCAGGCACGTTTTTGGGCTAGTTTCATCGATGAGAAg TGCCTTCCTGCACTATGGAAAGCCAGCTGGCCGTGTGAGGACCATGAGAAGGTTAAGGACGAAGCAAGAGAGCATCTAAAAACACTGGAAAATGAACTAAAGGATAAAAAGTTCTTTGGGGGAGAGACTGTTGGTTTCGTGGATATTGTTGCCAACTTCATAGCCTATTGGCTGCCACTTATTCAAAAAGCTACCGCGGCGGAGCTGTTGACTGAAGAGAAATATCCCAAGCTATACCAATGGGGTCATGAATTCGAGAACCATGGTGTTGTCAAGGAAAAACTGCCTTCTAGTGATCAACTAATTGCTTTCTTCAAGGATTATTTTGAAAGAGTTTCCacttccaaataa
- the LOC107430684 gene encoding probable glutathione S-transferase codes for MAEEAKVFGAWLSPFSGRVEIALKLKGVDYEYFEEDLSNKSSLLLKYNPVHKKVPAFVHNGKAIAESQVILEYIDETWNNSPLILPKDPYDRAQARFWARFIDEKLMPTLWKVFWGCEDHEKVKEEAKEHLETLENELKDKKFFGGETVGLVDIVGNFIAYWVPRIQEASGLVLLTEEKYPKLYQWSHEFENHGDVKVKLPPSDKLLAYIKSRLEGVSTSK; via the exons ATGGCTGAGGAAGCGAAGGTGTTTGGCGCTTGGTTAAGCCCTTTTAGTGGCAGAGTAGAGATTGCTTTGAAACTCAAAGGTGTAGATTATGAATACTTCGAAGAAGACCTTTCAAACAAAAGTTCTTTGCTTCTCAAATACAACCCTGTTCATAAAAAAGTCCCTGCTTTCGTACACAATGGAAAAGCAATAGCAGAGTCTCAAGTCATTCTTGAATACATCGATGAGACCTGGAATAACTCTCCATTAATCTTGCCTAAAGATCCTTATGATAGAGCTCAGGCACGGTTTTGGGCTAGATTCATCGATGagaag ttAATGCCTACACTATGGAAGGTCTTCTGGGGGTGTGAGGACCATGAGAAGGTTAAGGAAGAAGCAAAAGAGCATCTAGAGACGCTGGAAAATGaactaaaagataaaaagtTCTTTGGGGGAGAGACCGTTGGATTGGTGGATATTGTTGGCAACTTCATAGCCTATTGGGTGCCACGTATTCAAGAAGCTTCAGGATTGGTGCTGCTGACAGAAGAGAAATATCCCAAGCTGTATCAATGGAGTCATGAATTTGAGAACCATGGTGATGTCAAGGTGAAACTGCCTCCTAGTGATAAACTACTTGCTTATATCAAGAGTCGTCTTGAAGGCGTTTCCacttccaaataa
- the LOC107430666 gene encoding probable glutathione S-transferase, producing MAEVVKVFGVQRSPFSGRVEIALKLKGVDYEFFEEDLSNKSPLLLKYNPVHKKVPAFLHNGNAIAESQVILEYIDETWNNSPLILPKDPYDRAQARFWARFIDEKCFPTLRKVFWGREEPDKVKEELKELLKTLENELKDNKFFGGETIGFVDIVGNIIAYWVPCMLEAAGVELLTEEKYPRLYQWIHEFVNHDVVKETLPPRDELIAFYRGHRQSVSTSSR from the exons ATGGCTGAGGTAGTGAAGGTGTTTGGCGTTCAAAGAAGCCCTTTTAGTGGCAGAGTAGAGATTGCTCTGAAACTCAAAGGTGTAGATTATGAATTCTTTGAAGAAGATCTTTCAAACAAAAGTCCTTTGCTTCTCAAATATAACCCTGTTCATAAAAAAGTCCCTGCTTTCTTACATAATGGAAATGCAATAGCAGAGTCTCAAGTCATTCTTGAATACATCGATGAGACCTGGAATAACTCTCCATTAATCTTGCCTAAAGATCCTTATGATAGAGCTCAGGCACGGTTTTGGGCTAGATTCATCGATGAgaag tgCTTCCCTACACTACGAAAAGTCTTCTGGGGGCGTGAGGAACCTGACAAGGTAAAGGAAGAATTAAAAGAGCTTCTAAAAACACTGGAAAATGAGCTAAAAGACAACAAGTTTTTTGGGGGAGAGACCATTGGATTTGTGGATATTGTTGGCAACATCATTGCCTATTGGGTACCATGTATGCTAGAAGCTGCAGGGGTGGAGCTGTTGACTGAAGAGAAATATCCCAGGCTATACCAATGGATTCATGAATTTGTGAACCATGATGTTGTCAAGGAAACACTGCCTCCAAGAGATGAACTAATTGCTTTTTACAGGGGTCATCGTCAAAGCGTTTCCACTTCTTCCAGATAA
- the LOC107430680 gene encoding probable glutathione S-transferase: MADEVKLFGVWGSPFSRRVEIALKLKGVGYEFFEEDLSNKSALLLKYNPVYKKVPTFVHNGKAIAESQVILEYIDETWKNSPILPKDPYERAQARFWARFIDEKLMPTLWKVFWGCEDHEKVKEEAKEHLGTLENELKDKKFFGGETVGLVDIVGNFIAYWVPRIQEASGLVLLTEEKYPKLYQWSHEFENHGDVKVKLPPSDKLLAYIKSRLEGVSTSK, from the exons ATGGCTGATGAAGTCAAGTTGTTTGGTGTTTGGGGAAGCCCTTTTAGTCGTAGAGTGGAGATTGCTCTGAAACTCAAAGGTGTAGGTTATGAATTCTTTGAAGAAGATCTATCAAATAAAAGTGCTTTGCTTCTCAAATACAACCCTGTTTACAAAAAAGTACCTACTTTCGTGCACAACGGAAAAGCAATAGCAGAGTCCCAAGTCATTCTTGAATACATTGATGAGACCTGGAAAAACTCTCCCATCTTGCCTAAAGACCCTTATGAAAGAGCTCAGGCACGTTTTTGGGCTAGGTTCATCGATGAgaag ttAATGCCTACACTATGGAAGGTCTTCTGGGGGTGTGAGGACCATGAGAAGGTTAAGGAAGAAGCAAAAGAGCATCTAGGGACGCTGGAAAATGaactaaaagataaaaagtTCTTTGGGGGAGAGACCGTTGGATTGGTGGATATTGTTGGCAACTTCATAGCCTATTGGGTGCCACGTATTCAAGAAGCTTCAGGATTGGTGCTGCTGACAGAAGAGAAATATCCCAAGCTGTATCAATGGAGTCATGAATTTGAGAACCATGGTGATGTCAAGGTGAAACTGCCTCCTAGTGATAAACTACTTGCTTATATCAAGAGTCGTCTTGAAGGCGTTTCCacttccaaataa
- the LOC107430668 gene encoding probable glutathione S-transferase codes for MADEVKLFGVWGSPFSRRVEIALKLKGVNYEFFEEDLSNKSALLLKYNPIYKKVPTLVHNGKAIAESQIILEYIDETWKNSPILPKDPYERAQARFWARFIDEKLMPTLWKVFWGCEDHDKVKEEAKEHLETLENELKDKKFFGGETVGLVDIVGNFIAYWVPRIQEASGLVLLTEEKYPKLYQWSHEFENHGDVKVKLPPNDKLLAYIKSRLEGVSTSK; via the exons ATGGCTGATGAAGTCAAGTTGTTTGGTGTTTGGGGAAGCCCTTTTAGTCGTAGAGTGGAGATTGCTCTGAAACTCAAAGGTGTTAATTATGAATTCTTTGAAGAAGATCTATCAAACAAAAGTGCTTTGCTTCTCAAATACAACCCTATTTACAAAAAAGTACCTACTTTGGTGCACAACGGAAAAGCAATAGCAGAGTCCCAAATCATTCTTGAATACATTGATGAGACCTGGAAAAACTCTCCCATCTTGCCTAAAGACCCTTATGAAAGAGCTCAGGCACGTTTTTGGGCTAGGTTCATCGATGagaag TTAATGCCTACACTATGGAAGGTCTTCTGGGGGTGTGAGGACCATGATAAGGTTAAGGAAGAAGCAAAAGAGCATCTAGAGACGCTGGAAAATGaactaaaagataaaaagtTCTTTGGGGGAGAGACCGTTGGATTGGTGGATATTGTAGGCAACTTCATAGCCTATTGGGTGCCACGTATTCAAGAAGCTTCAGGATTGGTGCTGCTGACAGAAGAGAAATATCCCAAGCTGTATCAATGGAGTCATGAATTTGAGAACCATGGTGATGTCAAGGTGAAACTGCCTCCTAATGATAAACTACTTGCTTATATCAAGAGTCGTCTTGAAGGCGTTTCCacttccaaataa